The following proteins are encoded in a genomic region of Enterocloster clostridioformis:
- a CDS encoding aspartate carbamoyltransferase regulatory subunit, whose translation MLNISGLQEGIVLDHIEAGKSLDIYYHLGLDKLECQVAIIKNARSNKMGRKDIIKIEGGLDTVDLKVLGYIDHNITVNIIRGDKIAEKRALKLPKKITNVIQCKNPRCITSIEQELPHIFYLADEKAEVYRCQYCEEKYSEFK comes from the coding sequence ATGTTAAACATCAGCGGATTACAAGAAGGCATTGTCCTGGACCACATTGAGGCAGGAAAGAGCCTGGACATCTACTATCACCTGGGCCTGGACAAGCTGGAATGCCAGGTAGCCATCATCAAAAACGCCCGCAGCAACAAGATGGGACGCAAGGACATCATTAAAATCGAGGGCGGCCTGGATACGGTTGACTTAAAGGTATTGGGCTACATCGACCACAACATAACGGTGAACATTATCCGCGGGGACAAGATTGCCGAAAAGCGGGCATTAAAGCTTCCCAAGAAAATCACCAATGTGATTCAGTGCAAGAACCCCCGCTGCATCACGTCCATTGAACAGGAGCTTCCCCATATCTTCTACCTGGCAGATGAGAAGGCAGAGGTTTACCGCTGCCAGTACTGCGAAGAGAAGTACAGCGAATTTAAATAG
- a CDS encoding cation:proton antiporter: MVFLTLIGRPLAVTVLLGSFRSLWGQIGTVSWAGLRGVASIVFAIYAVLRQVPMKNNLFNLVFCIVLLSISIQGTLLPWFSRRLKMIDEKADVRRTFTDYHR; encoded by the coding sequence ATGGTATTCCTGACCCTGATTGGACGTCCACTTGCAGTGACGGTGCTTCTTGGAAGCTTCCGGTCTTTATGGGGACAGATCGGAACGGTTTCCTGGGCGGGGCTTCGCGGTGTGGCCTCTATTGTATTTGCCATTTATGCCGTACTGCGTCAGGTGCCGATGAAAAATAATCTGTTTAATCTGGTGTTTTGTATTGTTCTGTTATCCATTTCCATTCAGGGAACCCTGCTTCCATGGTTTTCCAGACGCCTGAAAATGATTGATGAAAAGGCGGATGTGCGCCGGACTTTTACGGATTATCATAGGTAA
- the pyrB gene encoding aspartate carbamoyltransferase produces MRHLLNPLDFSVEEIDDLLALARDIEQNLPGYAHVCDGKKLATLFYEPSTRTRLSFEAAMLNLGGSVLGFSSANSSSAAKGESVADTIRMISCYADICAMRHPKEGAAFVAAQKAQIPVINAGDGGHQHPTQTLTDLMTIRSMKGRLDNLTVGFCGDLKFGRTVHSLINAMVRYPNVKFILISPPELRIPDNIRDDVLTANNVPFEEVGNLDDALGQLDILYMTRVQKERFFNEEDYIRLKDCYILDKKKMKLAKEDMYVLHPLPRVNEISVEVDDDPRAAYFKQAQYGVYVRMALIMRLLEVQKPC; encoded by the coding sequence ATGAGACATTTATTGAATCCCTTAGACTTCTCTGTGGAAGAAATTGATGACCTTCTGGCCCTTGCAAGGGACATTGAACAGAATCTTCCAGGATACGCCCATGTATGCGACGGCAAGAAGCTGGCCACCCTTTTCTATGAGCCAAGTACACGGACGCGTTTAAGCTTTGAGGCTGCCATGCTGAACCTGGGCGGCAGTGTATTAGGTTTTTCATCCGCCAATTCCAGTTCTGCCGCAAAAGGCGAAAGCGTGGCCGACACCATCCGCATGATTTCCTGTTATGCTGATATCTGTGCCATGAGGCATCCAAAGGAAGGCGCTGCATTCGTAGCTGCCCAGAAGGCCCAGATTCCGGTCATCAACGCCGGAGACGGAGGCCATCAGCATCCCACCCAGACCTTAACCGATCTTATGACCATCCGTTCCATGAAGGGACGTCTGGACAACCTGACCGTGGGCTTCTGCGGAGACCTTAAATTCGGCCGTACCGTACATTCCTTAATCAACGCCATGGTCCGCTACCCCAACGTCAAGTTCATACTGATATCCCCGCCTGAGCTGCGCATCCCGGACAACATCCGTGACGACGTGCTCACTGCAAATAATGTTCCCTTTGAGGAAGTCGGCAACCTGGACGACGCTCTGGGCCAGTTAGACATTCTCTACATGACACGTGTGCAGAAGGAACGCTTCTTCAACGAGGAAGATTACATCCGTTTGAAAGACTGTTATATTCTGGATAAGAAGAAAATGAAACTTGCCAAGGAAGACATGTATGTGCTCCATCCTCTTCCCAGGGTAAATGAAATCTCCGTGGAAGTGGATGACGACCCAAGGGCTGCCTACTTCAAGCAGGCACAGTACGGCGTATACGTGCGTATGGCATTAATCATGAGATTACTGGAGGTGCAGAAACCATGTTAA
- a CDS encoding ROK family protein: MLRIGIDLGGTKIAAGLVDENRVLGPAVQEPTGLPKPAKELAEAIYRLTERLLKEQGLTFQDVESVGIGIPGTVNKETDCIEYANNFGFENVPFLKMLKDLFPCPVYGENDAKAAAWGEYLAGAGRCSRSMTAVTLGTGVGGGIILNGRILEGDNGAAGELGHMVIHQNGHPCTCGRKGCLEAYASAAALVSRAREAMERSDESMLWSLCKGDLSGVNGRMIFEASEKGDSTACEVLDGFMEDLSEGIANIINILQPEILCIGGGLSGAGEALLAPVKEKTAPKIYSRASQKNTRILLAELGNGAGIIGAACLNEQR, translated from the coding sequence ATGCTGAGAATCGGAATTGATCTTGGAGGAACGAAGATAGCCGCTGGTCTGGTGGATGAAAACAGAGTGCTGGGGCCAGCCGTTCAGGAGCCAACAGGCCTGCCAAAACCGGCAAAGGAGCTGGCAGAGGCTATTTACAGGCTGACAGAACGCCTTTTAAAGGAACAGGGATTAACCTTTCAGGATGTGGAAAGCGTGGGGATCGGCATTCCCGGAACAGTGAACAAGGAAACAGACTGTATCGAGTATGCCAATAACTTCGGCTTTGAAAATGTGCCCTTTCTGAAAATGTTAAAAGACCTTTTTCCATGCCCTGTTTATGGGGAAAATGATGCCAAGGCTGCTGCCTGGGGCGAATATCTGGCAGGTGCAGGACGGTGCAGCCGTTCCATGACAGCCGTAACTCTGGGAACAGGAGTCGGCGGAGGTATTATATTGAACGGAAGGATACTGGAAGGAGACAATGGAGCAGCAGGCGAGCTGGGCCATATGGTGATCCATCAGAACGGACATCCTTGTACCTGTGGTCGGAAGGGCTGTCTGGAGGCTTATGCATCGGCTGCAGCTTTAGTGAGCCGGGCAAGAGAGGCTATGGAACGTTCGGATGAGTCCATGCTCTGGTCCCTCTGCAAAGGAGATCTGTCCGGAGTAAACGGCCGCATGATCTTTGAGGCATCAGAGAAGGGAGATTCCACAGCATGTGAGGTTCTGGACGGCTTTATGGAGGATTTGTCTGAGGGAATTGCCAATATTATCAATATTCTTCAGCCGGAGATACTCTGTATTGGCGGGGGCTTAAGCGGAGCCGGAGAGGCACTTTTAGCTCCGGTGAAGGAGAAAACAGCACCCAAAATCTATTCCAGAGCTTCCCAAAAGAACACCCGGATTCTCCTTGCAGAGCTGGGGAACGGAGCAGGCATCATCGGAGCAGCCTGCTTAAATGAGCAGAGATAA
- a CDS encoding carbohydrate ABC transporter permease, with translation MEGSVKRKVETICMTVLGLAVAGLMVFPIIWLGFSSFKPSTELFAYPLHLFPQAPSGESYVSVVADGFFTYVKNSLFLAVVGTLITVVISAMCGYALAIYRKEIPYVNKVFAVFLLGTLIPGEILTIAQFTVVSEMGLYNSIWGCILPVVTTTTGIFMYRQHYMSIPLELAESARLDGASEFRIFRSIMLPLGSSVTITLTIFSFMWRWNDYILPLMVLSDQENFTIQIAIKSYIGTMGVDWNSILAASILSILPIIVIFIILQRYITGGLAASGVKG, from the coding sequence ATGGAAGGATCTGTAAAGCGTAAAGTAGAAACCATATGTATGACGGTTCTGGGACTGGCCGTAGCAGGACTTATGGTTTTCCCGATTATCTGGCTGGGATTCAGCTCGTTTAAACCTTCTACGGAGCTGTTTGCCTATCCCCTGCATCTTTTTCCGCAGGCACCCAGCGGTGAATCCTATGTCAGCGTAGTAGCAGACGGATTTTTTACCTATGTAAAGAACAGCCTTTTTCTGGCAGTGGTAGGCACGCTGATTACAGTTGTTATCAGTGCCATGTGCGGTTATGCCCTTGCTATCTACCGCAAGGAAATTCCCTATGTAAACAAGGTATTTGCCGTATTCCTGCTAGGAACCTTAATTCCCGGTGAAATCCTGACCATCGCACAGTTTACGGTAGTCAGCGAAATGGGACTTTACAATAGTATCTGGGGCTGTATCCTTCCCGTTGTAACCACAACAACCGGTATTTTCATGTACAGACAGCATTATATGTCTATTCCCCTGGAGCTTGCAGAGTCAGCAAGACTGGACGGAGCTTCCGAATTCCGGATTTTCCGGTCGATCATGCTTCCACTGGGATCCTCCGTTACCATTACACTGACCATTTTCTCATTCATGTGGCGTTGGAATGACTATATTCTGCCTCTGATGGTGCTTTCCGATCAGGAGAATTTTACCATTCAGATTGCAATCAAGAGTTATATCGGAACAATGGGCGTAGACTGGAACTCCATTCTGGCAGCATCCATTTTGTCCATCCTTCCTATTATTGTTATTTTCATTATCTTGCAGCGTTATATCACCGGCGGTCTGGCTGCCAGCGGTGTAAAGGGCTAA
- a CDS encoding response regulator transcription factor codes for MLKLIIADDERIIRETISTIINWKEYDIEVVGLCKNGMETYDMIMDETPDIVLTDIRMPGMDGLELIRRISGTDLNVQFIILSGYGEFEYAKEAMKNGVKYYLLKPCNELQIIDCIEQCKKDCYQQKLMERIVSDRFMAINSMNHNVIFSIINDSICQNRGFPDIIRSYESYIDFKFTVYRLYYVYFLPFEHLERFLDDLRLYCSQNISSVIIHGVYVNNTLLLFFKDFAANYQDLERFICQRHYPGQAVALETESTLYSNLEQLLVVVLKKIRRFGMIYYINNFHLLYTCNYNTHINELEQLCQSILDRQPDSMQKLTDLIKDINDITFLKQIASNLFMKLTLNSPCLSSTWLTELLVRIENEQCLTDLKNLAIDRVEEILREPDSGQSVSTMTQQIFDYVSRNLQDDNLTLKYISKNYLFMNVDYVSKKFLKETGTKFSTYLTDMRIKTAKQLLASKGLDKIQDVAQEVGLGNNPQYFSQLFKKKTGMTPSAYITQVLGRPCK; via the coding sequence ATGCTTAAATTAATCATTGCGGACGATGAACGCATCATCCGCGAAACCATATCCACCATCATCAATTGGAAGGAATACGACATCGAGGTGGTGGGCCTGTGCAAAAACGGAATGGAAACATATGACATGATAATGGACGAGACGCCGGATATCGTGCTGACCGATATCCGGATGCCCGGCATGGACGGCCTGGAACTGATTCGCAGGATTTCCGGTACGGACCTGAACGTACAGTTCATCATCCTCTCCGGCTACGGGGAATTCGAGTATGCCAAGGAAGCCATGAAAAACGGGGTTAAATACTATCTTCTCAAACCCTGTAATGAGCTGCAGATCATTGACTGTATCGAACAGTGCAAGAAGGACTGCTACCAGCAGAAGCTCATGGAACGGATTGTATCAGACCGCTTCATGGCAATCAACAGCATGAACCACAACGTCATTTTCAGCATCATCAATGACAGCATATGCCAGAACCGGGGTTTTCCGGATATCATCCGTTCCTATGAATCCTATATTGACTTTAAATTCACGGTCTACAGGCTGTACTATGTGTATTTTCTGCCCTTTGAGCATCTGGAGAGGTTTCTGGATGATTTAAGGCTGTATTGCAGCCAAAATATTTCCTCCGTCATCATCCACGGCGTATACGTCAATAACACACTGCTTCTGTTCTTTAAGGACTTTGCCGCAAACTACCAGGACCTGGAGCGTTTCATCTGCCAGAGGCACTATCCGGGCCAGGCCGTAGCCCTGGAAACCGAATCCACACTGTATTCCAACCTGGAACAGCTTCTGGTGGTGGTTCTCAAGAAAATAAGGCGTTTTGGAATGATTTATTATATCAATAATTTTCATCTGCTCTACACCTGCAATTACAACACCCATATCAATGAATTGGAGCAGCTATGCCAGTCTATCCTGGACCGGCAGCCGGATTCCATGCAGAAGCTGACCGATCTCATAAAGGATATAAATGACATCACCTTTTTAAAACAGATTGCCAGCAACCTGTTCATGAAGCTTACCCTGAACAGTCCCTGCCTCTCCTCCACCTGGCTGACTGAACTCCTGGTCCGGATTGAAAATGAACAGTGCTTAACGGACTTAAAAAACCTTGCCATTGACCGGGTGGAGGAAATACTGAGAGAGCCTGACAGCGGGCAGTCCGTCAGCACCATGACCCAGCAGATATTTGATTATGTAAGCCGGAATCTGCAGGATGACAACCTGACCCTTAAATATATTTCAAAAAACTATCTCTTCATGAATGTGGACTATGTCAGCAAAAAATTCCTGAAGGAGACCGGCACCAAATTTTCCACCTACCTGACGGACATGCGGATTAAAACAGCCAAGCAGCTTCTGGCTTCCAAGGGTCTGGATAAGATACAGGATGTGGCCCAGGAAGTGGGACTCGGAAACAACCCCCAGTATTTTTCCCAGCTGTTCAAGAAAAAAACAGGCATGACTCCCAGCGCCTACATCACACAGGTCCTGGGAAGACCCTGCAAATAA
- a CDS encoding cation:proton antiporter encodes MSRDKDRNVNKPLKFRQNLYFAIGIIKEAKPVIGRSVLLSAAGVVLTAGITGLFIHLILKLPLLESLLTASVIGSTDAASVFGILRSKNLNLKENTASLLEMESGSNDPISYMLTVILTGLQIVFILTLQREKPYLYSPWLFLPMQFLCFWEETGIQRYFFPQRQLWYS; translated from the coding sequence ATGAGCAGAGATAAAGACAGAAATGTTAATAAGCCGTTAAAGTTCCGGCAAAACCTGTATTTTGCCATTGGAATAATTAAGGAGGCAAAGCCGGTGATTGGCCGGTCTGTGCTGTTGTCTGCTGCGGGGGTGGTTCTCACAGCAGGAATTACAGGGCTTTTTATCCATCTGATTTTGAAGCTTCCGCTTCTGGAGAGTCTTTTGACAGCTTCCGTGATCGGCTCCACGGATGCAGCCTCCGTGTTCGGCATTCTGCGGTCTAAAAATCTGAATCTTAAGGAGAATACTGCTTCCCTGCTGGAAATGGAATCCGGCTCCAATGACCCCATTTCCTATATGCTGACAGTGATTTTAACCGGACTTCAAATCGTCTTCATTTTGACATTGCAGAGGGAAAAACCATATTTGTATTCGCCGTGGCTGTTCTTGCCTATGCAGTTCCTGTGCTTTTGGGAGGAAACGGGTATTCAAAGGTATTTCTTCCCTCAGCGGCAATTATGGTATTCCTGA
- a CDS encoding carbohydrate ABC transporter permease, producing the protein MKKSTRQSFCHTHSFWLFVLPSLALFAVFFMVPLILSIWFSFTNYDGWKTMDLIGLKNYTDILKDTDFYKTVGRTLIYTVCNLPFKIAVPLLLAALVTSKLVKGKTIMRTLIYIPVLLSALVAGITINWMFGQEYGLINFILQKMGIDPLQWSLNPILATVVISVASNWISAGYYMLLYVGGINNINQELYEAASVDGAKKIQAFINITLPLLMPTTFIVLLLSTVSLLKEYALVQGISLGGPGSSTTYMVQYIFDQGFNQYKYGYASAAGILISLLFIVIAVIQFKATKGGGEV; encoded by the coding sequence ATGAAAAAGAGTACAAGGCAGTCATTCTGCCATACACACAGCTTCTGGCTGTTCGTACTTCCATCGCTGGCATTATTTGCGGTATTTTTCATGGTGCCGCTGATCTTAAGCATCTGGTTTTCATTTACCAATTATGATGGCTGGAAGACCATGGATCTGATTGGCTTAAAGAACTATACAGATATTTTAAAGGATACAGATTTTTATAAGACTGTGGGAAGAACCCTTATATATACAGTCTGCAACCTGCCCTTTAAGATTGCCGTTCCCCTGCTTTTAGCGGCTCTGGTTACCTCTAAGCTGGTAAAGGGAAAGACCATCATGCGTACCCTGATTTATATTCCGGTTCTTTTATCTGCTCTGGTAGCCGGTATCACAATCAACTGGATGTTCGGACAGGAATACGGTTTAATTAACTTTATTTTGCAGAAAATGGGAATTGATCCCCTGCAGTGGTCATTAAATCCGATTCTGGCAACTGTGGTAATCAGTGTGGCCTCCAACTGGATTTCCGCCGGATACTATATGCTTCTTTATGTAGGCGGTATTAACAATATTAACCAGGAGCTGTATGAGGCAGCCAGCGTAGACGGTGCAAAAAAGATTCAGGCATTTATCAACATCACATTGCCGCTTCTGATGCCTACAACATTTATTGTACTTCTCCTTTCTACCGTATCTCTTTTAAAGGAATACGCACTGGTACAGGGTATTTCCCTTGGAGGACCGGGTTCCTCAACTACCTATATGGTACAGTATATTTTTGATCAGGGCTTTAACCAGTATAAGTACGGCTACGCTTCTGCAGCAGGCATCCTTATAAGCCTTCTGTTTATCGTAATCGCAGTGATACAGTTTAAAGCAACCAAAGGCGGAGGTGAAGTATAA